GGCGCTGTTTTCGATTATCTCCGGCGTGTCCCCCGTGAGAAATCCGAGGGCGTACGCGCCCTGAAGGGGGAACTCGATGAGCTTCACGTCCTCGAACTGCTGGGTATCGTCGGCGGACATCTGTTTGCTGACCTGGCGAAGGGTCAAGTAGACCCCGCCTACACCGGGGATCGTTTCGATCGCATCGTCGACGAACAGGACGAGACGGTCGCCTGGCGTCTGGTCGGCGACGAACCCTATCAGCACGAAGAGCACGACCAGCAACAGCAACGTTGTCAGCTGGACGAATATCGTGGAGGGTTCGTTCGGCCAGAGAAATCCCACGCCCGCGATCACCGGCCCGAGCATGCCGATGATGAAATCGAAGACGACGATGAGGATGATCAGCGTGATCATCAGTGGGATCGTGATCACGAATCCGCTGATCAGCCACCGCTTCAGTCGGTGGAGTGGGTATAGCATACGTGGAACTACGGCCTGGAACACAAAACTAGTCGTCCGATACCACGGATTGTCCGGCGTTTCGACGCGGGCCAGTCGGCTATCGAAGCGCGAACGGGCGACGCGGTGCCACCGGACACATCGCTCCCGTGAGCGGTCGGTCGCAGGATGAAAACGGCTGATGGGTGTGGCGAACGCGAATCGACTCAAGAACAAGTCCGCCCTCCCCGGATGTCCGCCGGTCACACATCCCTTACGTGAGAGATTATTGGATTGCGAAGTTGTCGGCTCTTGAAGGAGGTTCCTGTACAGTTGCCAACATCCTACGGATACGCGCCCTCCTCATGTGTCTGATGGCGGCCGGGACCGCACGCTTCAGAGAGGGCAGCGATGGCGAACTCGAGAAAACGCTCGCAGCCCTCAACCGTGGCGAGACACCGGAACCCCAGTTCGAAGTCGTCTTGCACGACCCAGTTGATGTCCACAAAGTCAGCCGTCCGAAGTCGCTGGAACTACTGCGCGAGATCGTTCAGCACGAACCGACGAGTATCCGTGAAACCGCCCGGCTTGTCGACCGTGGTGTCAGTCAGGTCCACCGCAACCTGACCGAGTTGGAGGAGTTCCACCTGATTGTTCTGGTGGCGGAAGGGGGCGCGAAACGACCTGTCGTGTGGTATGATGCAATCGATATCGAGCTGCCGCTCGTTGAGCCCGTCGTGGACTCCGACGAAGGGACGGCGTGAACAGATTTTCGCTGGGCTAGCAGCCATTTACTGACCTCCTGTGGGGTGAGGGGTTCGTCGAGCAGGCGAGCGCCTCGGAGTACTGTATTCGGATACCTGTTAGTGAGATCTACCCGTCGACGTTTGACGAGGACGTGCCGACCGAGAGAAACACCAACAACTGCCCCGATTACGATGGACGCGTCACGCTCAGCGGTGATGAATCCGTCTGCTCTCAGTGGACTCGAATAGCACTCAGAAAGTGTGCCCAAGGGCACAAAGCAGAAAAAATACCCAGCCCCGCCCCCACCTTCCGCCGGTTCAACTCGACATTCTCGACGAAGGGGTGTGTTTGCATAGAGATTTGTTACGAGAATTTTCAACCAACTACTCGGACGTGTCTGGTGCGAGTACTCGAATAAAGATTAGCCGCTCGTGGTCTCATCAGGAGCTACACATGCCCCACTCCCAGAGTTGGTATTCCAGTACTCAAGATTTGGACTGTCACCTCGATCAGCTCGGCCGATCATTAGCTTTAGTCGGATTTGGTTGTCGTCGTAGATTCCGAGGTCGATTTCGTCCCAACTCTCCTGAGTTGCGAGGCGAGAGCGAACAATGTACCCTCTGACCCCAGTATCCCAGTTACATGGGAGTGTCGTTCCTGCGAGTTGTGGGCCATCTCTGGAAGGCACCTCTTCTTCGGTACTATACACCTCTGTTCCGTCTTCCATAAAGGAGAACTGAACGGTGTGGGATTTGTAATCGTAATTAGTG
The DNA window shown above is from Haloarchaeobius litoreus and carries:
- a CDS encoding HVO_A0114 family putative DNA-binding protein, coding for MAAGTARFREGSDGELEKTLAALNRGETPEPQFEVVLHDPVDVHKVSRPKSLELLREIVQHEPTSIRETARLVDRGVSQVHRNLTELEEFHLIVLVAEGGAKRPVVWYDAIDIELPLVEPVVDSDEGTA
- a CDS encoding DUF502 domain-containing protein, with amino-acid sequence MLYPLHRLKRWLISGFVITIPLMITLIILIVVFDFIIGMLGPVIAGVGFLWPNEPSTIFVQLTTLLLLVVLFVLIGFVADQTPGDRLVLFVDDAIETIPGVGGVYLTLRQVSKQMSADDTQQFEDVKLIEFPLQGAYALGFLTGDTPEIIENSAGAGEMMTIMVPLGPNPTSNGFIMHIPVDNVYDIDYSVDEAIQSVATLGVAEPE